GAGAGTAAATAGTTAAGTGATTTGTTATTCGCTTAATTCCTGCGCTCTTTCTCTGGCAGCGTCCTTCAAGTTTGCCCTTACTGAGAAAATTACTACTAAGACAGTAGCAACTATCAACACGCAGAAAATAGGATGATTATAAAATGGATCACTCGATGCCAATTGCGAGACCCTGCGTAGATTCTGCTCAAACGTCGGGCCAAGTATAAAGCCTAAAATCATAGGCACTGTAGGAATCTTTGCCTTAATCATCAAGTAAGCCATTAATCCAAAGCCTACCATTATATAAGTGTCAAATAATTGATTAGCGTTCCCGATTGCACCTATTCCGCATAAGACCATTACAATGGGCAGTAAATAATTTTTCGGAATCTTAAGCACTGACACAAAGAATCTCATCCCCCAGAGCATGAATAACAGCATAAATACAGCAGCCACTAACATCGCAGTAAAAATCGCATAAACGACAGCTCCGTTTTTCTCGTAAATCAATGGGCCGGGAGCGACGTTGTGAATCATTAAGCCGCCTAATAACATAGCTGTTGCAGGATCTCCGGGAATTCCCAGCGATAATAAGGGAATGACAGCTCCGCCGATTGTTGCGTTATTTGCAGTCTCAGAAGCGACGACTCCGTCCATTATGCCTGTGCCGTATAGTTCCCTGTGCTTTGATGTATTTTTCGAGACAGTATAAGAGATCATGCAGGAAACTCCGCCGCCTATTCCGGGCAAAATTCCGATTCCTACTCCGATTAAAGCCGAGACTATAGCATTTGGAATCTGCGCAAGAAATTCAGCAAAAGTGAATCCCGCTCCCTTCATTTTGACGTTCTCATCAACTGTGAAATCTTGTTTTTTCCGGACTGATTCAGCAAATGACATTACTTCAGAAATCGCGAATAAACCTATTAATAACACGACTAATGCAAAGCCATTATTTAACTGGAATAAATCAAACGTGAATCGAGGCCGTGAATCAATAGGCGCGAGTCCAACTGTAGCAAGTAAAGCACCTAATACAGCACTAATTAAACCCTTGGGCATGTCCGTACCAGTTAAGGCAACGACCATACTTAACGAGAATAAAGCCAGCGCGCAATATTCATAGGCCTGAAACTTTAAAGCAAATGCACACAACACAGGAGCAAGGACGATTAATATAGCGATTCCTATTAGAGTCCCGACGAATGAGAATACAACGCCAGTCCCTAAAGCACGCCCGGCTTGGCCTTTATTAGCCATTGGCTTCCCGTCAAAACACGTAGCAACTGACGAGGGAGTCCCGGGAATGTTCAACAATATAGCCGAAATCAAGCCGCCCGAAATTCCGCCGATATACAGGGCCATTAACATAGCGATTCCCTGTGATGCCGACATTGAATAAGTAACGGGTAAAAACATTACTATTGCCATAGTCGCAGTGAGTCCGGGAATTGCTCCGAAAATTATTCCGACGGCGACTCCGATTGCTATCCATAAAATTGTAAGAGGCTGACAGACCGCTAAAATTCCTTCAAGTATCATGATTCGCAAGCCCCCTTATAATCCAAATCCGAAAATACCGACCGGCAATAATACATTTAACATGACTCTGAAAATATAGAATAACAAGAATCCCGTTATAATTGCCGTGATTAAGGCAGGAACGAAATTTTTAGCCCACTTTTCGACCGGAGTCAATATCAAAATCTGCACAAATGTATATATACAAGTAGTTATTACAAAGCCGATTGACTCCATAAAGCCGACATATAAGGCAAGTGCAATAAAGCTAAATATTACCTCGCGTTTCTCCCAGAGTGCCGCAAATAATGACTCGCCTTCAGGAAGTGCATTTAACGCTTTGAGCCTTCTATACTTGAGAATCCCCCTGATTATGAGCCACACACTTAATGCAAGCATAGACCCGCCCCAGAGCCAAGGAATAAAATGATTCGTCAAAGGAGTCGCACCTAAACTCTTAAAGACTCGAATTCCCGAAATTTTTGACATGTAAAATATTGCGAATACAGCTAAAACTATTCCGGGGATAATATCCAGTTTATATTGTTTATCCTTTTTCATAGCTTGGCCTCCGGTCTGCCCTGCCATTTTTCGTGATTGTAGACGCTTTTATCAGCAACAAACGGCCATTTATTACCCTTCAGAATCTCAACACAGCCCCTAACACACATTAAAGCCATTTTTATAACGGCCTCGCGAGTCTGGGCTGCTGAATGAGGACTCACAATTAAATTTTTGCAGTGTAATAACGGGTAATCGGGCTTAATAGGTTCTGCACAAAAAACGTCTGTAGCTGCTCCGGCGATCTCGTTATTATTCAAAGCGTTAATTAAATCTGTCTCGTTAATGATCCCCCCGCGGCTGCAATTTATGATTATTGCTGTATTCTTCATTTCGGCGAAATTTTTTGCGCTAATCATGTCGCGAGTCTCATCTGTCAAAGGCACATGAATCGTAATAATATCTGAATCGCGTAATAAAGCCTCATAATCAGCGTAATATTTTGCTCCGAGCGACTCTATTTTTTCTTGACTCAAAAATGGATCATAGCCGGCGATTTTCATTCCTAAAGCCTGACAGATTTTAGCAGCTTCACGGCCGATTGCTCCGAGTCCTATAACTCCAACGGTTTTGCCCTCAAGCTCAAAAGTTTTCTTTGCGCCTCGAATCTCCCAGTTACCTTTGCGAGTTTCAGAATCTGACTCAAGCAAATTTTTAGACAGCGCGAACATCATAGCAACGGCGTGCTCTGCTACACTGCGATTATTTGCGCCGGGAGTAATTACAACGGGGATTCCTTTTTCTGCTGCTTTCTTAACGTCAATTGCGTCATAACCGACTCCAGTTTTGCCAATGACTTTAAGATTTGGGCTGTTCTCGATTGCGTGAGAATCACAACTTGCGACTCTAACTATTAATGCATCAGCGTCCGCCATCTTGTCGAGATAATTATTTGGATCCGGATTATCAGCCGAGTAAATTTCAGTGAAGAGTCCGGATTCCTCAAGTGCTTTAATTCCTTCAGGGCAGACTGATTGAGTCATAACTATTTTCAATTTTATTTGCTCCCTCCGGCGAGTCTGATTCCGTAGTCCATTGCATTAACGAGACTCAAAGCATTAGCTCCGCCGTCTCCTGCATGGCCGAATCCTGTCCCGTGATCAACACTTGCGCGAATAATCGGGAGTCCGAGTGTTACATTTATCCCGGCAACTGCTTCCCAGTGATGTTCATTCTTGTTATAGACAAAGCCTTTAACTTTCAGGGGGATATGACCTTGATCGTGATACATGACGACTACAATATCGTACCAGCCGCCGAGTGCCTTGCTGAAAACAGTATCAGGGGGAGTCGGTTTCTTTTCGGGAATATTAACGCCCTCGCTCATTGCCTGATCTATAGCGGGTTGGATCTCGTCAATTTCTTCACGGCCGAACATTCCATCTTCTCCGCAATGTGGATTAAGCCCGGCGACTCCGATTTTAGGATTATCGATTCCGATTGCCTTCATTGCGTTATTTGCGAGCCTGATACAATCTAAGACTCTTTCTTTCTTGACTCTGTCGCAGGCCTCTCTTAATGAAACGTGAGTCGAGACGTGAATAACTCTCAAATCTTCATGAGCTAACATCATCGCGTATTTTTTCGTCTTAGTCTCATCGGCGTAAATTTCTGTATGACCTGAATAATGATGCCCGGCCATGTTAATAGCTTCTTTGCTTAGTGCGTTAGTAATAGTAGCGTCGACTTCTTTATTTAGTGCCATGTGAATAACTTTCACGACATACTGATAAGCAGCCTCACCGCCTAATTTTGTAGCACCGACTCCGAACGGCTTGGGATTATTGCAGTCTCCGGGAATATCAGAAGGCTTAATTATTCCCATGTCATAAACGTCAATAGTCCCGAACTCAAATTTTGCGTCCTTAACATCTTTAACGGGATTAATTTTAACGTCAATATTTGAAACTTTCTTAGCGACTTTTGCGGCGTATTCCATGCTTGAGACATCACCGACAACAAGGGGCTTGCAGCGGTCATATACGGATTTATCGGCAAGTGCTTTTACTGTGATTTCCGGCCCATTTCCGAACGGGTCGCCCATGCTGATTCCTAAAATTGGTCGTGTCATGATAAAAATTTTCTCCTTCTCACAAAAAAATTAGTGCAGTCCGTTAGCTTTGCAGGTCTCAAGAGTCTTCTTTAGTGCGTCCATACCTTCAGGAGTTATCTTGCTGAATGGTCTTCTGCACGGGCCGACGGGATTCCCTAATAAACCTGCGGCGAGTTTTACAAGTGTATTCGGGTTGCCATATTTGAAACAATTGCGGAAGATTCTTATACTGTCCTGAACTTTTTTCGCGCGTTCCATGTCGCCGGCCTCAAAAGCCTCATAAATTTCTACCATTGTGCGGGGGAAGACATTTGCACAGCCTGCGATTCCTCCCTTACCTCCGAACACTAAAGCCGGGAGAATAAGCGAGTCATTTCCTGACAAAACACTGAAATCTTTGCCGATATTGCTTGTAAGCTCGATATATTGTTTCATGTTGTCAAAATTTCCGCTTGAATCTTTCGCACCTAAAATATTAGGGACATCTTTAGCGAGTCTTGCTACTGTTGCGGGTGCTAAGGCGTTGCCAGTTCGTGCAGGAATGTTATAGAGAACTACGGGGATTTTCACGGACTCTGCGACTGCTTTAAAATGGTCGTAAAGCTCATCCTGTGAGGCTGCGGCAAAATAAGGGACGATTACAGATAATACATCTGCGCCGATCTCTTCAGCTTCTTTGCTAAGTGTAATAGTTTCTTTCGTGGTCGGGCAGCCTGTACCGGCATAAACGGGGACTCTCTTCTTGGCCTCGTCAACTACATTTTTTAATATCTCAACTTTTTCCTTATGACTGAGCGCGTATGCTTCTCCGTTAGTTCCGAGCGCAAAAACTCCGCTGACTTTAGCGTCTATCATTCTGTTAATTTGATTGCGTAATTCACCGTAATTAATGCTCTCGTCTTCATTCATGGGCGTTAAAATGGGCGGGATAATTCCTTTAATGAGCGTCATAATAAAATCTTCCTCCTAATAAATAATTACATAATTTCAAGATAAATTTTCCTTGCGTCTTCGGGAGTAACTTTTTTGCGGTTATTGACGAGTAGACGCGTTACTTGCATACCGGACTCTACAAGTGAGTCTAAATCGCTTTCAGGGACTCCGAACTCCTTTAAACTCTTGGGAATGTCCAAATGCTTTACTATTTCGTCAAGTTTTGCGATAACGGCCTGACTCTTTGACTCTTCTGTTGATTTATCGCCTTTAATGCACCTGTTATAGACTTTAGCAAACAAGCTCCGGCACTCGGACTCGTTGAATTTCATAACGGGAACTAATAAAATCGCGTTTGATACACCGTGAGCAATATGATATTTGCCGCCTAATGGATAACTAAGAGCGTGAACTGCTGTAGTTCCTGATGCTGTAATAGCGACTCCGCCGTAAAAGCTCCCTATTTGCATATTTAATTTTGCTTGCATAGCTTCGGGATCATCACAGGCCGATATAATACTATTAAGAATTAAATCAAGTCCTTCAAGCGCAAAAGTATCACTAAAGGGGTTAGCTTTGTTACTCGTGAAGCATTCTATACAGTGTGCGAGTGCGTCAATTCCTGTAGCTGCTGCAATTTTACGAGGCAATTTTTTTATCATTACAGCGTCAAGAATTACATAATCTGAAATCATAGCATTATTTACGATTCCGACTTTGAGCTGCTTTTCGGGAACTGCGACAATTGCATTAGGTGTAGCCTCGCTGCCTGTTCCTGCTGTTGTAGGAATGACAAGAGTCTTGATATATTTTCGTGCTCGTGAAGGGTGTACTGGTCAAGTATTTTTGTAACACC
This Synergistaceae bacterium DNA region includes the following protein-coding sequences:
- the dapA gene encoding 4-hydroxy-tetrahydrodipicolinate synthase; this translates as MTLIKGIIPPILTPMNEDESINYGELRNQINRMIDAKVSGVFALGTNGEAYALSHKEKVEILKNVVDEAKKRVPVYAGTGCPTTKETITLSKEAEEIGADVLSVIVPYFAAASQDELYDHFKAVAESVKIPVVLYNIPARTGNALAPATVARLAKDVPNILGAKDSSGNFDNMKQYIELTSNIGKDFSVLSGNDSLILPALVFGGKGGIAGCANVFPRTMVEIYEAFEAGDMERAKKVQDSIRIFRNCFKYGNPNTLVKLAAGLLGNPVGPCRRPFSKITPEGMDALKKTLETCKANGLH
- a CDS encoding tripartite tricarboxylate transporter permease, encoding MILEGILAVCQPLTILWIAIGVAVGIIFGAIPGLTATMAIVMFLPVTYSMSASQGIAMLMALYIGGISGGLISAILLNIPGTPSSVATCFDGKPMANKGQAGRALGTGVVFSFVGTLIGIAILIVLAPVLCAFALKFQAYEYCALALFSLSMVVALTGTDMPKGLISAVLGALLATVGLAPIDSRPRFTFDLFQLNNGFALVVLLIGLFAISEVMSFAESVRKKQDFTVDENVKMKGAGFTFAEFLAQIPNAIVSALIGVGIGILPGIGGGVSCMISYTVSKNTSKHRELYGTGIMDGVVASETANNATIGGAVIPLLSLGIPGDPATAMLLGGLMIHNVAPGPLIYEKNGAVVYAIFTAMLVAAVFMLLFMLWGMRFFVSVLKIPKNYLLPIVMVLCGIGAIGNANQLFDTYIMVGFGLMAYLMIKAKIPTVPMILGFILGPTFEQNLRRVSQLASSDPFYNHPIFCVLIVATVLVVIFSVRANLKDAARERAQELSE
- a CDS encoding hydroxyacid dehydrogenase, which translates into the protein MTQSVCPEGIKALEESGLFTEIYSADNPDPNNYLDKMADADALIVRVASCDSHAIENSPNLKVIGKTGVGYDAIDVKKAAEKGIPVVITPGANNRSVAEHAVAMMFALSKNLLESDSETRKGNWEIRGAKKTFELEGKTVGVIGLGAIGREAAKICQALGMKIAGYDPFLSQEKIESLGAKYYADYEALLRDSDIITIHVPLTDETRDMISAKNFAEMKNTAIIINCSRGGIINETDLINALNNNEIAGAATDVFCAEPIKPDYPLLHCKNLIVSPHSAAQTREAVIKMALMCVRGCVEILKGNKWPFVADKSVYNHEKWQGRPEAKL
- a CDS encoding 4-hydroxythreonine-4-phosphate dehydrogenase PdxA, with the protein product MTRPILGISMGDPFGNGPEITVKALADKSVYDRCKPLVVGDVSSMEYAAKVAKKVSNIDVKINPVKDVKDAKFEFGTIDVYDMGIIKPSDIPGDCNNPKPFGVGATKLGGEAAYQYVVKVIHMALNKEVDATITNALSKEAINMAGHHYSGHTEIYADETKTKKYAMMLAHEDLRVIHVSTHVSLREACDRVKKERVLDCIRLANNAMKAIGIDNPKIGVAGLNPHCGEDGMFGREEIDEIQPAIDQAMSEGVNIPEKKPTPPDTVFSKALGGWYDIVVVMYHDQGHIPLKVKGFVYNKNEHHWEAVAGINVTLGLPIIRASVDHGTGFGHAGDGGANALSLVNAMDYGIRLAGGSK
- a CDS encoding tripartite tricarboxylate transporter TctB family protein, yielding MKKDKQYKLDIIPGIVLAVFAIFYMSKISGIRVFKSLGATPLTNHFIPWLWGGSMLALSVWLIIRGILKYRRLKALNALPEGESLFAALWEKREVIFSFIALALYVGFMESIGFVITTCIYTFVQILILTPVEKWAKNFVPALITAIITGFLLFYIFRVMLNVLLPVGIFGFGL